One Pongo abelii isolate AG06213 chromosome 12, NHGRI_mPonAbe1-v2.0_pri, whole genome shotgun sequence DNA segment encodes these proteins:
- the FABP1 gene encoding fatty acid-binding protein, liver produces MSFSGKYQLQSQENFEAFMKAIGLPEELIQKGKDIKGVSEIVQNGKHFKFTITTGSKVIQNEFTVGEECELETMTGEKVKTVVHLEGDNKLVTTFKNIKSVTELNGDIITSTMTLGDIVFKRISKRI; encoded by the exons ATGAGTTTCTCCGGCAAGTACCAACTGCAGAGCCAGGAAAACTTTGAAGCCTTCATGAAGGCAATCG GTCTGCCGGAAGAGCTCATCCAGAAGGGGAAGGATATCAAGGGGGTGTCGGAAATCGTGCAGAATGGGAAGCACTTCAAGTTCACCATCACCACTGGGTCCAAAGTGATCCAAAACGAATTCACCGTGGGGGAGGAATGTGAGCTGGAGACAATGACAGGGGAGAAAGTCAAG ACAGTGGTTCATTTGGAAGGTGACAATAAACTGGTGACAACTTTCAAAAACATCAAGTCTGTGACCGAACTCAACGGCGACATAATCACCAGT ACCATGACATTGGGCGACATTGTCTTCAAGAGAATCAGCAAGAGAATTTAA